The Cottoperca gobio unplaced genomic scaffold, fCotGob3.1 fCotGob3_244arrow_ctg1, whole genome shotgun sequence genome contains a region encoding:
- the LOC115005045 gene encoding LOW QUALITY PROTEIN: uncharacterized protein LOC115005045 (The sequence of the model RefSeq protein was modified relative to this genomic sequence to represent the inferred CDS: deleted 1 base in 1 codon) — translation MLFLPAAALCCLCSDEQVVKPVVSVYPAASRAHLEGKSSLLCLASAMFPPLVQFSWRRRKEDGPLEELPPAEGEQLELRESGRTAGILLIHQQENSTYKYRCYVRHEGGTVEAQAEQEVPAPAASWPPEREPADLPALQQADCKITCCLSFNANVSFLSAAFIFNVHLESHCPGSRPRKQPSRLEEMSHSMDHPMSSGLLVWEEPCESCRETLLSAPNLLLT, via the exons ATGCTTTTCCTcccagctgctgctctgtgctgtctgtgttcag ATGAGCAGGTAGTGAAGCCCGTGGTGAGCGTGTACCCAGCAGCATCCAGAGCCCACCTGGAGGGGAAGAGCTCCCTGCTGTGTCTGGCCTCAGCCATGTTCCCTCCTCTGGTCCAGTTCTCCTGGAGAAGACGAAAGGAGGACGGTCCTCTGGAGGAACTGCCCCCTGCTGAGGGAGAGCAGCTGGAGCTT AGAGAGTCGGGACGCACCGCCGGCATCCTGCTGATCCACCAGCAAGAGAACAGCACATATAAATACCGCTGCTACGTCCGGCACGAGGGGGGCACAGTGGAGGCCCAAGCAGAACAAG agGTTCCAGCTCCAGCAGCCTCCTGGCctccagagagagagccagCAGACCTGCCAGCACTGCAGCAAGCTGACTGTAAGATCACCTGCTGCCTCTCCTTCAATGCCAATGTTTCCTTTCTCAGTGCAGCTTTCATTTTCAACGTCCACCTTGAGAGTCACTGTCCTGGCTCCAGACCCAGGAAGCAGCCCAGTCGGCTGGAAGAAATGTCACATT CAATGGACCATCCCATGAGCTCTGGTCTTCTGGTTTGGGAGGAACCATGTGAGAGCTGCAGGGAGACGCTGTTGTCCGCTCCCAACCTCCTGCTGACGTGA